In Acaryochloris marina S15, a single genomic region encodes these proteins:
- a CDS encoding Tfp pilus assembly protein FimT/FimU, whose amino-acid sequence MVIVAILGIVASISAPGVWGMLNRARLKQTVAEVRTALNETQREAIRGNKVCTVTLNFVDGKVTGSCLKTGDRNLASEISIATNLTNDGSSPLTSQKGRVIADSQIVQGVSNGVSPSLIALSDLAEQAERASSLIALSDLAEQAERASNAGMVVQVISPCQPLNSGKCMQVAGDFVGDEDSPGTSKSGVSYDIPIRFGVLGNPDFSIVSNGNSPTDPSGKIVFFFPDDAQGTKRCIAISNTLGLTRVGTYTGEMTPLAITTTGRCIAEKWDQQ is encoded by the coding sequence ATGGTGATTGTGGCCATCTTGGGTATCGTTGCTAGCATTTCTGCGCCAGGGGTTTGGGGAATGCTGAATCGAGCCAGACTGAAGCAAACCGTTGCTGAAGTTCGGACTGCTCTTAACGAAACCCAACGGGAAGCGATCCGTGGGAACAAAGTTTGTACAGTGACTCTAAATTTTGTAGATGGGAAGGTCACGGGGTCTTGTTTAAAGACGGGGGATCGCAACTTAGCATCTGAAATTTCCATCGCTACGAATTTAACCAATGATGGTTCGAGTCCCCTGACGAGTCAAAAGGGCAGGGTTATTGCTGATAGCCAGATAGTGCAGGGGGTGAGTAATGGTGTTTCCCCTTCTTTGATTGCTTTGTCAGATTTAGCGGAACAAGCCGAGCGAGCCTCTTCTTTGATTGCTTTGTCAGATTTAGCGGAACAAGCCGAGCGAGCCTCTAATGCGGGCATGGTTGTGCAAGTTATTTCACCTTGTCAGCCCTTAAATTCTGGGAAGTGTATGCAAGTTGCTGGTGATTTTGTCGGTGATGAAGATTCACCAGGGACATCTAAGTCAGGGGTTTCCTATGATATTCCCATTCGGTTTGGTGTTCTAGGTAACCCCGACTTCTCGATTGTTAGCAACGGGAATAGCCCGACTGACCCTAGCGGCAAGATTGTGTTCTTTTTTCCTGATGATGCCCAAGGAACGAAGCGTTGTATCGCCATTTCGAATACCTTGGGACTGACCCGAGTAGGGACCTATACCGGTGAAATGACGCCGTTAGCAATTACGACGACTGGACGTTGCATTGCAGAGAAATGGGACCAGCAATGA
- the gcvP gene encoding aminomethyl-transferring glycine dehydrogenase — protein MTQSPTSTSVSAGLSSSSGDISKFDSLALQQPALLKPSDTFAYRHIGPSESEIGHMLDMMNVEDLEALIDAAVPAQIRLKQPLKLGQERGEHELIQELRTIAAKNKIFRSYIGMGYAGCITPPVIQRNILENPGWYTQYTPYQAEIAQGRLEALLNYQTMVMDLTGLEIANASLLDEGTAAAEAMAMSYNLQKKQTAKTFFVSEQCHPQTIDIIQTRALPLGIEVIIGDHQQYDFAEHSTFGTLLQYPATDGTIHDYREFVEAAHEAGALVTVATDLLSLLLLTPPGEWGADIAVGNSQRFGVPLGYGGPHAAFFATRAAYQRKIPGRIVGISHDVQDKPALRLALQTREQHIRRDKATSNICTAQVLLAVMAGMYAVYHGPQGLKQIADRVHGLTSLLGTGLKKLGYELTSELYFDTVTVKLGTLSAEELRVRSQSQSINLRYLDAETASIAFDETTTPKDLWDVLSLFTSEDLSFTLEDLLAEALFDYPELHQRTSPYLTEPVFNIYHSESELLRYTHRLQAKDLSLTTSMIPLGSCTMKLNGTSEMVPVTWPEFGQLHPFVPVEQAQGYKELFQQLETMLAEITGFAGISLQPNAGSQGEYTGLLVIHQYHASRGETHRNICLIPDSAHGTNPASAVMAGMKVVVVACDELGNIDMTDLRQKAEQHRDNLSALMVTYPSTHGVFEETIKEICDLIHECGGQVYMDGANLNAQVGLCRPGDIGADVCHLNLHKTFCIPHGGGGPGMGPIGVVAHLAPFIPKHPVVSMGGEAGIGAVAAAPWGSASILPISWVYIALMGASGLTRATKVAILNANYIAKRLEAYYPVLYKGKSGLVAHECILDLRGVKKTAGIEVEDIAKRLMDYGYHAPTVSWPVPGTIMIEPTESESKAELDRFCEAMIAIRAEIAEIEAGQADTQNNVLKNAPHPADVVISDSWDRPYSREKAAYPAPWTRESKFWPAVSRINNAYGDRNLVCSCAPLSDYAEQ, from the coding sequence ATGACCCAATCCCCAACATCGACTTCCGTTTCTGCTGGACTTTCATCCTCTTCAGGAGATATCAGCAAATTTGATTCGCTGGCCTTACAACAACCAGCACTCTTGAAACCATCTGATACCTTCGCTTATCGCCACATCGGCCCCAGCGAATCTGAAATCGGTCACATGCTAGACATGATGAATGTTGAGGATTTGGAGGCGTTGATTGATGCTGCAGTGCCTGCTCAAATTCGTCTCAAGCAGCCTCTAAAGTTAGGGCAAGAGCGGGGAGAACATGAGCTGATCCAGGAATTACGCACGATTGCTGCTAAGAATAAAATTTTTCGGTCCTATATTGGTATGGGGTATGCCGGATGTATTACACCTCCAGTGATTCAGCGGAATATTCTTGAGAATCCCGGTTGGTATACCCAATACACCCCCTACCAAGCCGAGATTGCCCAGGGTCGGCTAGAGGCTCTGCTCAATTACCAAACCATGGTGATGGACTTAACGGGTTTGGAAATTGCGAATGCCTCCCTGTTGGATGAAGGAACCGCTGCAGCCGAAGCAATGGCCATGAGCTACAACCTGCAGAAGAAGCAGACGGCTAAAACCTTTTTTGTTTCAGAGCAATGCCATCCACAAACCATTGACATTATTCAGACTCGGGCATTGCCCTTAGGAATTGAGGTGATTATCGGTGATCACCAGCAATATGATTTTGCTGAGCATTCGACCTTTGGAACGCTGCTCCAATATCCTGCGACAGATGGGACTATTCATGATTATCGAGAGTTTGTAGAGGCTGCCCATGAGGCTGGAGCCTTAGTCACCGTAGCCACAGATTTGCTCAGCCTGCTATTGCTGACTCCACCCGGAGAATGGGGAGCTGATATTGCCGTGGGCAATAGCCAACGGTTTGGCGTACCCCTGGGTTATGGTGGTCCCCATGCTGCGTTTTTTGCAACTCGAGCTGCTTATCAGCGCAAAATTCCCGGTCGAATCGTGGGGATTTCCCATGATGTTCAGGATAAGCCAGCACTTCGACTGGCGTTGCAAACTCGTGAGCAACATATCCGTAGAGATAAGGCGACGAGCAATATTTGTACGGCTCAAGTTTTATTAGCTGTGATGGCTGGGATGTATGCGGTCTACCACGGCCCCCAGGGGTTAAAACAAATCGCGGATCGGGTGCATGGATTGACGAGTCTGTTAGGGACTGGGTTGAAGAAACTCGGGTATGAGCTGACTTCAGAGCTATACTTCGATACCGTGACGGTGAAGTTAGGGACTTTGTCGGCGGAGGAATTGCGGGTGCGATCGCAATCCCAATCCATCAATCTCCGGTATCTAGATGCCGAAACGGCTAGCATTGCTTTTGACGAAACCACCACCCCAAAGGATCTATGGGATGTCCTCAGCTTATTTACCTCAGAGGATCTCAGCTTTACCCTAGAAGATTTACTGGCTGAAGCCCTCTTCGACTATCCAGAGCTGCATCAGCGCACGAGTCCATATCTGACCGAACCTGTTTTCAATATCTACCATTCAGAGTCAGAACTGCTGCGCTATACCCATCGACTGCAGGCTAAGGATTTGTCCCTGACTACCTCGATGATTCCCCTAGGGTCCTGCACCATGAAGCTCAACGGTACTTCAGAAATGGTGCCCGTGACCTGGCCTGAATTCGGTCAGCTCCATCCGTTTGTTCCAGTGGAACAAGCCCAGGGCTACAAAGAACTCTTCCAACAGTTGGAAACAATGCTGGCAGAGATAACCGGGTTTGCCGGAATCTCTCTCCAACCCAATGCTGGATCTCAGGGAGAATATACGGGCTTATTGGTGATTCATCAATACCATGCCAGTCGAGGAGAAACCCATCGCAATATCTGCTTAATTCCAGACTCTGCCCACGGCACCAATCCTGCCAGTGCGGTGATGGCTGGGATGAAAGTGGTAGTCGTAGCCTGCGATGAGTTGGGCAATATCGATATGACCGATCTGCGCCAAAAAGCAGAGCAGCATCGCGACAATCTATCGGCGCTGATGGTGACTTACCCCTCTACCCACGGCGTCTTTGAAGAGACAATTAAAGAGATTTGTGACCTGATCCATGAGTGTGGGGGGCAAGTCTATATGGATGGTGCCAACCTCAATGCCCAGGTGGGGCTCTGTCGTCCTGGAGATATTGGCGCAGATGTCTGTCACTTGAATTTACATAAGACGTTCTGTATCCCCCACGGTGGCGGTGGTCCAGGCATGGGGCCGATTGGGGTGGTAGCCCACCTCGCTCCGTTCATTCCTAAACATCCAGTGGTGTCGATGGGAGGAGAAGCAGGGATTGGTGCTGTAGCGGCGGCCCCCTGGGGCAGTGCCAGCATTCTGCCGATTTCTTGGGTTTATATTGCCTTGATGGGTGCCAGTGGTTTAACTCGGGCAACCAAGGTGGCGATCCTCAATGCGAACTATATTGCCAAACGTCTAGAAGCCTATTACCCAGTCCTTTACAAGGGAAAATCGGGGTTAGTGGCCCATGAATGCATCCTTGACTTAAGAGGCGTAAAGAAGACAGCCGGGATTGAAGTCGAAGATATTGCCAAACGGCTGATGGACTACGGCTATCATGCACCTACCGTGTCTTGGCCGGTTCCTGGCACCATTATGATTGAGCCGACGGAAAGCGAGTCCAAGGCTGAACTGGACCGATTCTGTGAAGCGATGATTGCCATTCGGGCTGAGATTGCTGAAATTGAAGCAGGGCAAGCAGATACTCAAAACAACGTCCTCAAGAATGCCCCCCATCCTGCCGATGTGGTGATTTCCGATAGCTGGGATCGACCTTATTCGCGGGAGAAAGCGGCCTATCCTGCTCCCTGGACTCGGGAATCTAAATTCTGGCCAGCAGTCAGTCGGATAAACAATGCCTATGGCGATCGCAACTTGGTCTGCTCCTGTGCACCACTATCAGACTACGCTGAGCAATAA
- a CDS encoding type II secretion system protein J: MPTRSSCKAVDVDRRHTGFTLIEVLVAMIVAAVFVSMTMQAIVTSAAFRVVATQYDEAVSWIQEDLEMVVNQATQYEVLTQPYSSRCLATLSSNGLAAGFLNDTVAGLGGTSATIGPRALGGKYYTLTRTANYASSSDPFRLLNVTYQVTAQGESKPIAIVNTEVIPHAVFKCP; this comes from the coding sequence ATGCCAACTCGCTCATCTTGCAAAGCCGTCGATGTTGACCGTCGACATACTGGTTTTACGTTGATAGAAGTATTGGTGGCAATGATTGTTGCTGCTGTTTTTGTCTCTATGACGATGCAAGCCATTGTTACCTCTGCTGCATTTCGCGTTGTGGCTACTCAATATGACGAAGCAGTGAGTTGGATACAAGAAGACCTAGAAATGGTGGTTAATCAAGCGACCCAGTATGAGGTATTAACACAGCCTTATTCTTCTCGATGCTTAGCAACCTTGAGTAGCAATGGTTTAGCTGCAGGGTTTCTAAACGATACTGTAGCGGGCTTAGGGGGGACCTCTGCCACTATTGGCCCGAGAGCTTTAGGTGGAAAATACTATACGCTGACGCGCACGGCCAATTATGCTAGTTCATCGGACCCATTTCGATTGTTGAATGTGACTTACCAGGTAACGGCCCAGGGGGAAAGCAAACCGATTGCGATAGTCAATACTGAAGTGATACCCCATGCTGTGTTCAAGTGTCCCTAA
- a CDS encoding aspartoacylase, which yields MSNKHIRQVVIVGGTHGNERIGLYLVKKFNQDPSLLVRPNLSTTCLIGNPQACNENRRYIETDLNRCFIKADLENNLLGRHEEKQAKVLHQQLGPKGNSENFLLDLHSTTANMGMTLILVNGHPFNLHLAAYLTHHNPHVRIYRWTQGDQENAFVSSLCQLGFAIEVGPIPQGILLASLFKETETLIHQTLDYLEQINRDSSPLLPKTLTLFQHLEVVDFPKTPGGELTAMVHPQLQGRDYQPLNPGDPMFLTLDDQTLFYKGCSTVWPIFINEAAYYEKGVAMCLTQKQDIPLQRD from the coding sequence TTGAGTAACAAGCATATTCGACAGGTTGTCATTGTCGGGGGAACCCATGGTAATGAGCGTATAGGATTGTATTTAGTCAAGAAATTTAACCAAGATCCATCTTTACTCGTTCGCCCTAACCTTTCCACCACTTGTCTGATTGGTAATCCCCAAGCCTGTAATGAAAATCGACGATACATTGAAACTGATTTGAATCGGTGTTTTATCAAAGCAGATTTAGAAAACAATCTGTTGGGTAGGCACGAAGAGAAACAGGCTAAAGTACTCCACCAGCAATTGGGTCCTAAAGGGAATTCTGAAAATTTTCTATTAGATCTACATTCCACCACAGCCAATATGGGGATGACCCTTATCCTGGTCAATGGCCATCCCTTTAATCTGCATCTAGCGGCATATCTGACCCATCACAATCCTCACGTACGGATCTACCGGTGGACCCAAGGGGATCAAGAAAATGCTTTTGTCAGCTCACTTTGTCAACTGGGCTTTGCCATAGAAGTGGGCCCTATTCCGCAAGGCATCCTGTTAGCCTCCTTATTCAAGGAGACCGAAACGTTGATTCACCAAACCCTTGACTATCTAGAGCAGATAAATCGGGACTCCTCACCCCTTTTACCCAAAACTCTCACTCTATTTCAGCATCTTGAAGTCGTCGATTTCCCGAAAACACCTGGTGGAGAGTTGACAGCCATGGTTCATCCTCAACTTCAGGGTAGGGACTATCAGCCACTGAATCCAGGCGATCCGATGTTCTTAACGCTTGATGACCAAACCCTTTTCTATAAAGGTTGCTCAACCGTATGGCCAATTTTTATCAATGAAGCGGCCTATTACGAAAAAGGGGTTGCCATGTGTTTAACTCAAAAACAAGACATTCCACTTCAGCGTGATTAA
- a CDS encoding alkaline phosphatase translates to MRVNPLTIGPIVGATTTTEVHLWGRGEFEKTQLGCKRCLGIARIKKLEDSAFGTGQFFKLNPNFDMTGVTIFDHLDPETQYFFQIGWFFSEQSYSEIPDNLRINWTQASTGEVTTASADLQAPRQFIFGSCRYLLRLFLGSLFDTRGDKTFQTISKLLGENHAINQFLMLGDQIYADDLNVIGADTRLDEYYKRYRQAFSQPYIRQVMSQIPTYMTLDDHEIEDNWPAQSTPKDYVTKYPAAIHAYLTYQASHSPLFPAHEKRITGIPDRLWYTFSDGCCDYFMTDTRTERHLATQRMMSDEQMEALKCWLKDGSNRVKIIATSVLLFPDAVQGNDDQWSGFPEQRRELFDWIFHHKIKRVVCISGDIHASLSTELVSPDDSDFKIICVVSSPFFWPYPHPTSSAFKLEGTLEKSALATYNMANASEPYRSDNFTLVKVDLEKVEVNVFPRKAEQLKPIRTKVHSFT, encoded by the coding sequence ATGCGCGTCAACCCCCTGACCATTGGCCCCATAGTTGGAGCAACAACAACAACTGAAGTCCACCTCTGGGGAAGAGGAGAATTTGAAAAGACCCAGTTGGGGTGCAAACGCTGCTTAGGGATTGCCCGGATAAAAAAATTAGAAGATTCAGCTTTTGGGACAGGACAGTTTTTCAAACTGAATCCAAATTTTGACATGACCGGAGTGACGATATTCGATCATTTAGATCCTGAAACCCAATATTTTTTCCAAATAGGATGGTTTTTTTCTGAACAGAGTTATTCGGAAATTCCCGACAATCTTCGCATCAATTGGACTCAAGCCAGTACAGGAGAAGTAACAACTGCCTCTGCCGATCTCCAAGCTCCTCGACAGTTTATTTTCGGTTCCTGTCGGTATCTATTGCGCCTGTTTCTTGGATCCCTATTTGATACCCGGGGGGATAAGACATTTCAGACCATCTCGAAATTGCTAGGGGAAAATCATGCCATCAACCAATTTCTGATGCTAGGGGATCAAATCTATGCGGATGACTTGAATGTTATTGGTGCAGATACTCGCTTAGACGAGTACTACAAACGGTATCGTCAGGCATTTTCCCAACCCTATATTCGCCAAGTCATGAGCCAAATTCCCACTTATATGACCCTTGATGATCATGAGATTGAGGATAACTGGCCCGCTCAAAGTACCCCGAAAGACTATGTCACGAAGTACCCTGCTGCGATTCATGCTTATCTAACCTATCAAGCGAGTCATAGCCCATTATTTCCAGCCCATGAAAAACGAATTACTGGCATTCCAGATAGACTTTGGTACACATTCAGTGATGGATGTTGTGATTACTTTATGACCGACACCCGTACTGAACGCCATCTCGCCACTCAAAGAATGATGAGTGATGAGCAAATGGAGGCGCTCAAGTGCTGGTTGAAGGATGGTTCCAATCGAGTCAAAATCATTGCCACATCCGTTTTGCTGTTCCCAGATGCTGTACAAGGTAATGACGATCAATGGTCCGGTTTCCCGGAGCAAAGACGTGAGCTGTTCGACTGGATTTTTCATCATAAGATCAAGCGAGTTGTCTGCATTTCGGGAGATATTCATGCCTCCTTATCCACAGAGCTAGTCAGCCCAGATGACTCTGACTTCAAGATCATATGTGTTGTTTCCTCACCCTTTTTCTGGCCTTATCCTCATCCAACCAGCAGTGCCTTCAAGTTAGAGGGAACGCTAGAAAAAAGTGCACTAGCGACCTATAACATGGCCAATGCCAGTGAACCTTATCGTTCTGATAATTTCACACTGGTCAAGGTAGATCTTGAGAAAGTGGAGGTCAATGTCTTTCCACGAAAAGCTGAACAGCTAAAACCTATCCGTACAAAAGTACATTCTTTTACATAG
- a CDS encoding diguanylate cyclase, giving the protein MRIRSPRQTSLRQRLSIGLGTMLVPFLLLAGGALVSFEGAIDSFEKQENVGLEELFPLARIEGLLLDISGVINVESFVSKTVSVTEFEKTAADINYNFKIILTRPSQLPERNESIYRIQEEWNQLEELGLEIVGSSIQASKANKSTKISKFQIKLQKILQNVQELNYRLIAFQNTENLRQAQLVRERVRLLVAIIFLLALTIAVICAYALSRSILVPLYQLQEGVKHLADGNFKYRIKLKTQDEFSRLANTFNAMAGSLEQSQTDLERLATLDGLTEVYNRREFNRWLSVEFERSRRDEHPVSLIMVDLDHFKQLNDTYGHQAGDAALCCVAQLLRKEVRPGDIVSRYGGEEFAIILPKSSAEDSVAVAHRIRREIAIQPIRISSEDRIHLTASLGLATFPSDVKSEESLLRKADQALFQAKKLGRNRVCLATEVFRSSSG; this is encoded by the coding sequence ATGCGCATTAGGTCTCCTCGCCAGACCTCCCTCCGCCAGCGTTTAAGCATCGGCTTAGGAACTATGTTAGTCCCCTTTTTATTACTTGCAGGAGGGGCCTTGGTATCTTTCGAGGGGGCAATAGATAGTTTTGAAAAGCAAGAAAATGTTGGGCTAGAAGAATTATTCCCCTTAGCTAGAATAGAGGGATTATTGCTAGACATTTCTGGGGTCATTAATGTAGAAAGTTTTGTCTCTAAAACAGTTTCCGTTACTGAATTCGAAAAGACTGCTGCTGATATTAACTATAATTTCAAAATTATTTTGACCCGGCCTTCACAATTGCCTGAACGAAATGAATCGATATATCGGATTCAGGAAGAGTGGAATCAATTAGAAGAATTAGGCTTAGAAATCGTAGGATCTAGTATTCAGGCCTCTAAAGCTAATAAATCTACAAAAATATCCAAATTTCAGATAAAACTGCAAAAGATACTCCAAAATGTTCAAGAGCTCAATTATCGACTGATCGCGTTTCAAAATACTGAAAATCTTCGACAAGCGCAATTAGTCCGAGAGCGAGTCAGGCTATTAGTCGCAATCATTTTCCTGTTAGCCCTGACCATAGCGGTTATTTGTGCATATGCTTTATCTCGATCGATCTTAGTTCCTCTTTATCAGTTACAAGAGGGCGTTAAGCATTTAGCCGACGGCAACTTTAAATATCGAATTAAACTCAAAACCCAAGATGAGTTTTCTCGCCTTGCCAATACTTTTAATGCAATGGCAGGGAGTTTGGAGCAAAGTCAAACGGATTTGGAGCGGTTAGCAACCTTAGATGGTCTGACAGAAGTGTATAACCGCCGGGAATTCAACCGCTGGTTATCGGTAGAATTTGAACGGTCTAGGCGCGACGAACATCCCGTTTCCTTAATTATGGTGGACCTCGATCATTTCAAACAATTAAATGATACCTATGGTCATCAGGCCGGGGACGCAGCATTGTGTTGTGTTGCTCAACTCCTTAGAAAAGAGGTACGTCCGGGAGATATTGTTAGTCGCTATGGGGGAGAAGAGTTTGCCATCATATTGCCCAAATCGTCTGCAGAAGATAGTGTGGCTGTTGCCCATCGCATTCGTCGAGAAATTGCAATTCAACCCATTCGTATTTCTTCGGAAGATCGAATTCATCTGACTGCAAGTTTGGGGTTAGCGACTTTTCCGAGTGATGTGAAGTCTGAAGAGTCACTGTTACGAAAAGCCGATCAAGCCTTGTTTCAAGCGAAGAAACTGGGACGAAATCGGGTTTGCCTGGCAACAGAAGTTTTTCGCTCCAGTTCAGGTTAA
- a CDS encoding alpha/beta hydrolase, producing the protein MNHRTGRFKGVGGLSLFYQTWQPLDQIRANLVIVHGLGSHSNTFSTLVAHLVECGYAVYSYDLRGHGQSKGMRGYINHWSELREDLRGFIHFVTTDSPHCPTFIYGHSLGATIALDYVVRLPYGIQGVILSALPIGKVGLSPIKFFIGRILSSIWPSFALSTGIDVAAGSRNPDIVQTHAQDPLRHTRGRARMSTEFFSTLDWLNAHVEELRVPVLMLHGAADRTIPPDSSRHYFQGVTYPDKTYIEYPNAYHDLHLDLGYQTVLADVEHWLEQHVAHSALSEKT; encoded by the coding sequence ATGAACCATCGCACCGGCAGGTTTAAAGGGGTTGGAGGTCTCAGCCTGTTTTACCAAACCTGGCAGCCTCTAGATCAAATCCGAGCTAACCTTGTCATTGTTCATGGGTTAGGAAGCCATTCGAATACATTTAGTACACTTGTCGCCCATCTGGTTGAGTGTGGATATGCAGTTTATAGCTACGATCTACGAGGACATGGGCAATCGAAAGGGATGCGGGGTTATATTAACCACTGGTCAGAACTCAGAGAAGATTTAAGGGGATTTATCCACTTTGTGACAACAGATTCACCTCACTGTCCGACCTTTATATATGGCCACAGTTTGGGGGCAACGATTGCTCTAGATTATGTTGTTCGCCTGCCCTATGGCATTCAAGGGGTTATTTTAAGTGCGTTGCCTATTGGTAAAGTTGGACTTTCTCCCATTAAATTTTTCATTGGCCGGATTTTGTCTTCTATTTGGCCCAGTTTTGCCCTTAGTACGGGGATTGATGTAGCAGCGGGATCTCGTAACCCTGACATTGTTCAGACCCATGCTCAAGATCCACTCCGCCATACCCGGGGTAGAGCCCGGATGTCGACAGAGTTTTTCTCTACCTTGGATTGGTTAAATGCCCATGTTGAAGAATTAAGAGTTCCAGTGCTGATGCTGCATGGTGCTGCTGATCGGACGATTCCGCCGGATTCTAGCCGTCATTACTTTCAAGGCGTTACCTATCCAGATAAGACCTATATTGAATATCCAAATGCTTACCATGATCTTCATCTAGATCTTGGCTATCAGACAGTTCTAGCGGATGTGGAGCATTGGTTAGAGCAACATGTCGCCCACTCTGCCTTGTCAGAAAAAACCTGA